A window of Streptomyces subrutilus contains these coding sequences:
- a CDS encoding polymorphic toxin-type HINT domain-containing protein, with protein sequence MTSQDIEVGDTVMATDPQTGETSPKQVTATITTPDDKEFTDLTLTDDASPRGPPVAITSTSHHPYWSETRRQWVDAGDLTPGEQLRQPDGTTLTVQTTRDYPYAVTTHNLTVDDFHTYYVLAGATPVLVHNCGPGGPDFGQPCTCSADQGFARLGTSKESTGRLSTQAQKAEENPKSFGHGLSVRAVDGPVEGASVATRGQIEEAGFSLIFTPTRNLPMHHILIIPKPVDSAVQRAFNTVFGRR encoded by the coding sequence GTCGGCGACACCGTGATGGCCACGGACCCGCAGACCGGTGAAACCAGCCCGAAGCAGGTCACCGCCACCATCACCACCCCCGACGACAAGGAATTCACCGACCTCACCCTCACCGACGACGCGAGCCCCCGCGGCCCGCCCGTCGCGATCACCTCCACCTCTCACCACCCCTATTGGAGCGAGACCCGTCGCCAGTGGGTCGACGCCGGCGACCTCACCCCCGGCGAACAGCTCCGCCAGCCCGACGGCACCACCCTTACGGTCCAGACCACCCGCGACTACCCGTACGCGGTCACCACACACAACCTCACCGTCGATGACTTCCACACGTACTATGTGCTGGCGGGCGCTACGCCGGTCCTGGTTCATAATTGCGGTCCGGGTGGCCCTGACTTTGGCCAGCCCTGCACATGTAGCGCAGATCAGGGTTTTGCGCGACTTGGAACCAGCAAGGAAAGCACGGGGCGACTTTCGACTCAAGCACAAAAGGCCGAAGAGAACCCCAAGTCCTTTGGGCACGGACTTTCAGTGCGAGCGGTGGATGGCCCGGTTGAGGGTGCGTCGGTAGCGACCAGGGGGCAAATAGAGGAAGCAGGGTTCTCCCTGATCTTCACTCCAACCCGGAATCTCCCAATGCATCACATCTTGATAATTCCGAAACCGGTAGATTCGGCAGTTCAAAGAGCATTCAATACCGTTTTTGGGCGGAGGTAA